In a genomic window of Trichoderma atroviride chromosome 4, complete sequence:
- a CDS encoding uncharacterized protein (TransMembrane:11 (i20-37o68-86i98-116o122-140i147-167o179-202i223-244o286-303i315-333o345-363i384-406o)~CAZy:GT22) yields the protein MAPKASKAPKAPKAFQPISAFYLFFAAGLIAALFAPIQDCDETFNYWEPAHYLSHGYGLQTWEYSPDYAIRSWLYIALHAVVGNVRRILPQSTKVSEFYFIRYGLAFVCAICQTIMFQAVSIALNARIGLFFLVITIISPGNFHASAAFLPSSFAMYAGMLGAASFMNWRGGLKTWQGITWFAVAGILGWPFAAALCVPYVLEELILAVFSDRDSLIEALIRLVRGVIASLIVLFFDFAINLFFYKKPVVVSWNIVKYNIFSKTGGPDLYGTEPWTFYFKNLTLNFNIWFILALLVLPLFLLQKASSSSSQRLTSGLRTVIFITPFYMWLVIFTSQPHKEERFMYPAYPFLALNAALSLHIILSAIGNSNPKTLIGKIPGRLKLLAVGLVLFLSLDIAIARIYGIYSAYSAPPESLFSVMG from the exons ATGGCGCCCAAGGCGTCCAAGGCGCCCAAGGCACCCAAGGCCTTTCAGCCCATCTCGGCCTTCtacctcttctttgctgcagGCCTGATCGCTGCTCTGTTTGCGCCAATCCAGGACTGCGACGAGACGTTCAACTACTGGGAGCCAGCCCATTATCTCTCCCATGGCTATGGCCTCCAGACCTGGGAGTATTCCCCAGATTATGCCATTCGCAGCTGGCTTTACATTGCGCTTCATGCTGTTGTGGGCAACGTGCGAAGGATACTGCCCCAGTCCACCAAG GTTTCTGAATTCTACTTCATCCGCTACGGCTTGGCCTTTGTTTGTGCCATTTGTCAGACCATCATGTTCCAAGCTGTGAGCATCGCACTCAACGCCAGGatcggcctcttctttctcgtcatcaccatcataAGCCCGGGGAATTTCCACGCGAGCGCCGCCTTCTTGCCCTCCAGCTTTGCCATGTACGCGGGGATGCTTGGCGCTGCATCTTTCATGAACTGGCGGGGCGGGCTGAAGACTTGGCAAGGCATTACATGgtttgctgtggctggcatTCTTGGCTGGCCTTTTGCTGCCGCCCTTTGCGTGCCGTATGTCCTCGAAGAACTCATTTTAGCCGTGTTCAGCGACAGGGACTCTCTGATCGAAGCCTTGATACGGCTTGTTCGCGGTGTCATCGCCTCTCTCATTGTCCTG TTCTTTGACTTTGCGATCAACTTGTTTTTTTACAAGAAACCTGTAGTTGTTTCCTGGAACATTGTCAAATACAACATTTTCTCGAAAACCGGCGGCCCTGATCTTTATGGAACAGAGCCATGGACGTTTTATTTCAAGAACTTGACGTTGAACTTCAACATCTGGTTCATCCTCGCCCTGTTGGTGTTGCCGCTGTTCCTGTTACAAAaagcatcttcatcttcatcacaacGATTGACTAGCGGTCTTCGAACTGTCATTTTCATTACACCGTTCTACATGTGGCTCGTAATTTTCACTTCACAGCCGCACAAAGAAGAGCGGTTCATGTACCCCGCGTACCCCTTTCTGGCCCTCAACGCCGCATTATCACTGCACATCATCTTGTCCGCCATTGGTAACTCAAACCCAAAGACATTGATTGGGAAAATCCCCGGTCGCCTGAAGCTGCTTGCCGTCGGTCTTGTGCTCTTCCTCTCGCTTGATATTGCCATTGCCCGCATCTACGGCATCTACTCCGCGTATTCTGCCCCCCCTGAAAGTTTATTCTCCGTTATGGGGTGA
- a CDS encoding uncharacterized protein (EggNog:ENOG41) yields MFGILEAVAVPHAGVFSTYEELIKDLNGRMEKEGYKIVKARSHRSRMGGADIPGNDIVRCDLVCDRGGRPYKCMATKHKTTTKKTDCPWKAKAVNRKSIGGWVLTISCDQHNHAPGTPEPPTPSEMSEEENDLTELPDMDDGPRPDAQTATAIQLAGVSESNLRLTGDTFHQLKSDYRKMPQPDRLNALAQFQMQIAAIYAVQNEDWQRQRRQEAQDKRHLLVEKGRRQLSTQRQRARRQRRQDDQPQQHQHQQSLDQQAVQHQLQQEAQNSHLQPLMQEPHFQLAQNPAATPVPLPAGITMTTIPTAFSHFTGPPKRIRGHRPTMANQPDV; encoded by the exons ATGTTTGGGATCCTCGAGGCCGTTGCTGTGCCGCACGCCGGCGTCTTCAGCACGTACGAGGAGCTGATCAAGGACCTCAATGGgcggatggagaaggagggcTATAAGATTGTCAAGGCTAGGTCGCATCGCTCCAGAATGGGTGGTGCTGACATCCCTGGAAATGACATCGTCCGGTGTGATCTCGTGTGTGATCGTGGTGGCCGACCGTATAAATGCATGGCTACCAAGCACAAGACAaccaccaagaagacggacTGTCCCTGGAAAGCCAAAGCAGTCAACCGCAAGAGCATTGGCGGCTGGGTGCTGACCATCTCTTGCGACCAGCATAACCATGCTCCTGGCACTCCAGAGCCACCAACGCCATCTGAGAtgagcgaagaagagaatgaccTAACCGAGCTTCCAG ACATGGACGACGGTCCGCGTCCCGATGCACAGACGGCAACGGCAATTCAACTGGCTGGCGTCTCTGAATCAAACCTTCGTTTAACAGGCGACACCTTTCACCAACTCAAGTCCGACTACCGCAAGATGCCACAGCCAGACCGGCTGAATGCGCTTGCGCAGTTTCAGATGCAAATTGCAGCAATTTACGCAGTCCAGAATGAGGACTGGCAACGTCAGCGGAGACAGGAAGCTCAAGATAAGCGGCACTTGCTGGTGGAAAAAGGCCGCAGACAACTATCAACCCAGAGACAACGTGCACGTCGCCAGAGACGGCAAGACGATCaaccgcagcagcatcaacatcagcaaAGTCTTGATCAGCAAGCGGTTCAGCATCAACTCCAGCAGGAAGCACAGAATAGTCATCTCCAGCCATTGATGCAAGAGCCGCACTTCCAGCTTGCACAGAATCCCGCCGCGACGCCTGTTCCCCTCCCTGCTGGGATAACTATGACCACAATTCCCACAGCGTTTTCTCATTTTACCGGCCCGCCCAAGCGCATTCGCGGCCATCGACCGACAATGGCGAATCAGCCTGATGTCTAG
- a CDS encoding uncharacterized protein (CAZy:GT20), translating into MTVFICSLFLPKTIQFNLPGNARRRHTISKRQRAFAPEQPSVVPAIDVTPSLFTRQPDITPPHTPVDEPTTPDPFANEDGFRIQFPHSDNSPTDKGSKSWGGRADQPKSRANTPPPADIFESRRTLQKAKELGRRGIVKPRALMRSESHDKVFASAQWRVVNADQGNGGLRNAAMAAARDGKLTDYTWVGTLGMPTDALEGTQQKQDIEDTLATQHDMLPVFCSDKDFDGHYSHFCKQMLWPVFHYQIPDNPKSKAYEDHSWKYYVKVNQAFADKIVQNWKRGDVIWVHDYHLLLVPGMIRKKLPEAKIGFFLHVAFPSSEVFRCLAVRKELLEGMLGANLIGFQIQEYTRHFLLTCSRILTVEATPEGIQMEDRFVDVVHLAIGIDPVSLNKHRAEPEVMKWLSVMRERYQGKRLIVARDKLDHVRGVRQKLLAYELFLNKNPEWRENTVLIQVALSSGEPSELDAAVSDIVTRVNSSWANLAYQPVVYLKQDIDYAQYLALLSIADALMITSQREGMNLTSHEYLFCQDGKILSDKKHGSLILSEFTGTSSLFGKNELSVNPWDYRQCADAIKQALEMGEEEKTRRWENLYKCVVHQTGSHWFTELLGHLDRSYDEQHKRDQTYVPRLSMSSVSAQYASAQRRLFILDYEGTLVSWGPVNQIIPVSPQRTLDVLNDLLLDERNTVYVMSGRRPEELDRVFRRVPNLGLIAENGCFLKDCGSDKWMEMADASQITNWKESVKPIMRYYLERTPGSQIEERRCSLLFHYNNAEDFDTASRQASDCASHVNDACESQRVHALAVDGAILVEPLDWTKCTAAQRIFKQLSENVKADEVNEKPVDFLMVVGDGREDEKVFKWANNLGNEAKIEHVVTVSLGSRSTEAAATLTQGVSGVLSCLQRLASSSS; encoded by the exons ATGACTGTCTTTATCTGCTCTCT ATTCCTCCCCAAAACCATCCAATTCAACCTCCCGGGCAACGCTCGCCGCCGACACACAATCTCGAAGCGCCAACGGGCCTTTGCGCCAGAACAGCCCTCGGTGGTGCCCGCCATCGATGTCACGCCCAGTCTCTTCACCCGGCAGCCAGACATCACCCCTCCTCATACCCCGGTCGACGAACCCACTACGCCCGATCCATTCGCCAACGAAGATGGCTTCCGCATCCAATTCCCGCACAGCGACAACTCGCCCACCGACAAGGGCTCCAAGTCCTGGGGCGGCCGCGCTGACCAGCCCAAGTCGCGCGCAAacacgccgccgccggccgaCATCTTCGAGAGCCGCCGGAcgctgcaaaaggcaaaggagctGGGCCGTCGCGGCATTGTCAAGCCCAGGGCTCTGATGCGCAGCGAGAGCCACGACAAGGTCTTTGCTTCGGCTCAATGGCGTGTGGTCAACGCCGACCAGGGCAATGGCGGTCTTCGcaacgccgccatggccgctgcCCGTGATGGAAAGCTGACCGACTACACTTGGGTCGGCACACTCGGTATGCCCACTGATGCCCTCGAGGGCAcccagcagaagcaggaCATTGAAGATACCTTGGCCACTCAGCACGACATGCTGCCCGTCTTCTGCTCTGACAAGGACTTTGATGGCCACTACAGCCACTTCTGCAAGCAGATGCTGTGGCCTGTCTTCCACTACCAGATCCCCGACAACCCCAAGAGCAAGGCATACGAGGATCACTCGTGGAAATACTACGTCAAGGTCAACCAGGCCTTTGCCGACAAGATTGTTCAGAACTGGAAGCGCGGCGATGTCATCTGGGTCCACGACTACCACCTCTTGCTCGTGCCTGGCATGATCCGCAAGAAGCTGCCCGAGGCCAAGATTGGCTTCTTCCTGCACGTTGCCTTTCCCTCGTCCGAAGTCTTCCGCTGTCTTGCTGTTCGCAAGGAGCTCCTCGAAGGCATGCTGGGAGCCAACCTGATTGGTTTCCAGATCCAAGAATACACACGGCACTTTTTGCTTACTTGCAGCCGCATCCTAACTGTCGAGGCAACACCGGAAGGCATACAGATGGAAGACCGCTTCGTTGACGTTGTGCATCTCGCCATTGGCATTGACCCCGTCAGCCTGAACAAGCACCGTGCCGAGCCAGAGGTCATGAAGTGGTTGTCTGTCATGCGAGAGCGCTATCAAGGCAAGAGGCTCATTGTTGCGCGAGACAAGCTCGACCATGTTCGAGGAGTCAGACAAAAGTTGTTGGCATACGAACTGTTCCTGAATAAGAATCCGGAATGGCGTGAGAACACTGTTCTGATTCAAGTGGCCCTCTCATCGGGCGAGCCTAGTGAGCTCGATGCTGCCGTCTCCGACATTGTTACGCGTGTCAACTCGTCGTGGGCAAATCTGGCTTATCAGCCCGTGGTTTATCTCAAGCAGGACATCGACTACGCCCAGTAcctcgctcttctttccatcgcCGACGCGCTCATGATCACCAGTCAGCGTGAAGGCATGAATCTCACGTCGCATGAGTACCTCTTTTGTCAGGACGGGAAGATCCTTTCTGATAAGAAGCATGGTTCCCTCATCCTTTCAGAGTTTACCGGCACGTCATCGCTATTCGGAAAGAATGAGCTTTCAGTGAACCCTTGGGACTACCGACAGTGCgccgatgccatcaagcagGCGCTCGAGATGGGTGAGGAGGAAAAGACTCGCCGATGGGAGAACCTCTACAAGTGTGTTGTGCACCAGACAGGCTCTCACTGGTTCACCGAGCTTCTGGGCCATCTTGACAGGTCATACGACGAGCAGCACAAGCGCGACCAGACCTATGTGCCCCGTCTCTCGATGAGCTCGGTTTCTGCTCAGTACGCGAGTGCACAGCGACGACTCTTTATCCTGGACTACGAGGGCACTCTTGTCAGCTGGGGCCCTGTCAACCAGATTATCCCGGTCAGCCCGCAGCGGACCCTGGACGTGCTCAATGACTTGCTGCTGGATGAACGCAACACCGTCTACGTCATGTCGGGCCGGCGGCCGGAGGAGCTCGATCGTGTGTTCCGACGTGTGCCGAACCTGGGCTTGATTGCTGAAAACGGTTGCTTCCTCAAGGACTGCGGTAGTGACAagtggatggagatggctgatgcGTCTCAAATTACAAACTGGAAGGAATCAGTCAAGCCCATCATGCGGTACTATCTCGAGAGAACGCCCGGCTCGCAGATCGAAGAGCGGCGCTGCAGTCTCCTCTTCCACTACAACAACGCTGAAGACTTTGATACAGCCTCACGGCAGGCTTCTGATTGTGCCAGCCACGTCAACGACGCCTGTGAATCGCAGCGGGTGCATGCTTTGGCAGTAGACGGCGCCATCCTCGTTGAACCGCTGGACTGGACCAAGTGCACTGCGGCACAACGTATATTCAAACAGCTGAGCGAGAACGTAAAGGCAGATGAGGTGAACGAAAAGCCCGTTGACTTC
- a CDS encoding uncharacterized protein (EggNog:ENOG41): MLALHSSIFLCEFRHTDGQEILPAARMAFHHYEPIGQAETPDEYGRREDCFRNSRQHPFTFQSYLTDLQSTKEATERDGLVSQPGLKAGVLPNPQIAEEVLDQDQHHRLNAENLLRNSPPAYFLPSASSHIKELFIPVEDLDLGSCPKHDLQDYICPVLAKRYDNPFEQWLPLASTRTDRDESLGFPPVLNRFWAQICREIETDKPITSDAAAELVRKIDKPITAFQYQDLIKRQTKFGPSQYSCVEPISPPLSPISDDAAPFIPDGNVTVIDLVSEPNSPDRTTIEDSEPIVSYTFMTSSPTRELPQLFETHNAVIEEAKVDLPVVFTSSYSPRQENILADICLPLIGFEEDATDLLQERGHFEDAFMTLLDDRRYYANKLVSQERLDPADSISRIPVPLLDFGIQPPTWRAQCSTAETHFAFLKNRMPSIFNLLPSPRDLELEVNVSYSVVPPDQGRSIMTYEHGVSNEAAIKYLSQDLTSHQSSLDFITIRPELEVLCIIGDEELEEVYEPEEAYVPADMTDDMPPVIVAEQHEDTNRMNSPQRSESFYYKKRNSPGPSRSLRRKADDSMRLLPKCYDTSATSILLHNFMELRGIKRPRLDTRSSEACQTAGNLSLESVNDVYSTDMAKELPTTIPEAMVSAVFPKFEIPSVMTYFIVSVDLPRPILRQLERAWSPESLLDIDYSEHIAISRPSESAQCKETTSELGFEADVSLSPITGIIVTNILKVRQRPLPGSQSQSPLRDRVQKVSRKYETLLVLVSESHPSGEFSGALAPSDIAAYADFVSFTVALDGDINVQLVPGAEQTMASWISACLSRSSFKSHGMKRLLSSEETEWEIFLRRAGVNVFAAKILSKTLFEQAGASGLAEFLTMPVQKRVATFSPLLGGEKVLRLTAKALDRSWAQ; the protein is encoded by the exons ATGCTGGCACTTCATAGTTCAATATTCCTATGCGAATTTAGACATACCGACGGCCAAGAAATACTACCAGCAGCTAGAATGGCATTCCACCATTACGAACCGATCGGACAGGCAGAGACGCCAGACGAATACGGCCGGCGCGAGGATTGCTTCAGAAACTCCAGACAGCATCCATTTACCTTTCAATCTTATTTAACAGATCTACAAAGCACAAAAGAGGCCACAGAAAGAGACGGATTGGTCTCTCAGCCGGGGCTGAAGGCAGGAGTACTCCCGAATCCGCAGATAGCTGAAGAAGTGCTTGACCAGGACCAACATCATCGATTGAACGCTGAGAATCTGCTTCGTAATTCGCCACCAGCTTATTTTCTACCATCTGCTAGCTCTCATATCAAAGAGTTGTTTATTCCCGTGGAAGATTTAGATCTGGGCTCTTGCCCCAAGCATGATCTTCAGGATTATATATGCCCAGTTTTGGCAAAAAGATATGACAACCCTTTCGAACAATGGCTTCCATTGGCCAGTACGAGGACCGACAGAGATGAGAGTTTGGGTTTCCCGCCTGTTCTGAACAGATTTTGGGCCCAAATATGTCGAGAAATAGAGACCGATAAGCCAATAACatcagatgctgctgcggagcTGGTGCGAAAAATCGACAAACCGATCACGGCCTTCCAATATCAAGATTTGATCAAGCGACAAACTAAATTTGGCCCT TCCCAATACAGCTGCGTCGAACCTATCTCGCCCCCTCTTTCTCCAATATCTGATGACGCTGCCCCATTCATTCCCGATGGAAATGTGACGGTTATTGACCTCGTGTCTGAACCAAATAGTCCCGATCGAACTACAATTGAGGATTCAGAACCAATTGTCTCATATACTTTTATGACCTCGTCGCCTACTAGGGAGCTACCTCAGCTCTTCGAAACGCACAACGCTGTTatcgaagaagccaaggTAGATTTACCTGTTGTCTTTACCAGTTCATATTCTCCACGCCAGGAGAATATTCTTGCCGATATCTGCTTGCCTCTTATAGGCTTTGAAGAGGATGCTACAGATTTGCTCCAGGAAAGAGGGCATTTCGAAGATGCCTTTATGACTCTGCTTGACGACCGGCGGTATTATGCCAATAAGTTGGTGAGCCAGGAGCGCTTAGATCCAGCAGATTCTATATCGCGCATTCCTGTGCCTTTGCTCGACTTTGGTATCCAGCCTCCTACCTGGAGAGCTCAATGCTCTACTGCGGAGACTCACTTTGCGTTTTTAAAAAACAGGATGCCGAGCATTTTCAACCTTTTGCCTTCTCCGAGAGATCTGGAATTAGAGGTTAACGTCTCATATTCGGTTGTTCCGCCAGATCAGGGGAGATCAATAATGACATATGAACATGGTGTCTCGAATGAAGCAGCTATAAAATATCTTTCTCAAGATCTAACATCACATCAAAGCAGCTTGGATTTCATTACTATAAGGCCTGAGCTAGAGGTTCTTTGCATTATCGGAGATGAAGAACTTGAAGAAGTCTACGAGCCGGAGGAAGCATATGTGCCAGCTGATATGACAGATGATATGCCGCCTGTTATTGTTGCGGAGCAACACGAGGACACCAATCGCATGAACTCACCACAGAGAAGCGAGTCGTTCTACTATAAAAAGCGAAACAGCCCTGGCCCCAGCCGCTCGCTTCGAAGGAAAGCCGATGACTCCATGAGACTTTTACCGAAATGTTACGATACAAGCGCTACGAGTATTCTTCTCCATAACTTTATGGAGCTGAGAGGCATAAAAAGACCTCGGCTTGATACAAGATCTTCAGAAGCATGCCAAACCGCAGGAAATCTATCATTGGAATCTGTAAACGATGTATATTCAACAGATATGGCTAAAGAGTTGCCTACCACAATACCCGAAGCGATGGTTTCAGCAGTATTTCCTAAATTTGAGATACCCTCTGTGATGACCTATTTCATTGTTTCAGTTGACCTTCCAAGGCCAATATTAAGGCAATTAGAGCGTGCATGGTCTCCCGAAAGTTTGCTTGATATCGATTACTCCGAGCATATTGCCATATCGCGGCCCTCAGAATCTGCTCAATGCAAAGAGACTACCTCGGAGTTAGGTTTCGAAGCCGATGTATCTTTGTCGCCTATTACAGGAATCATCGTCACCAATATCCTCAAAGtgcggcagcggcctctCCCTGGCTCTCAGTCTCAATCGCCGTTGCGCGATCGTGTGCAGAAAGTCAGTCGGAAATACGAAACTCTATTAGTCCTTGTGTCGGAATCACACCCCAGCGGAGAATTTTCGGGAGCATTGGCTCCGTCTGATATCGCAGCTTACGCTGACTTTGTGAGCTTTACCGTTGCACTGGACGGGGATATAAACGTGCAGCTTGTCCCAGGGGCGGAACAAACAATGGCCTCGTGGATTTCCGCCTGCCTATCTCGGAGCTCTTTCAAATCCCACGGTATGAAGCGGCTTCTATCCTCTGAGGAAACGGAATGGGAGATCTTCCTCAGGCGTGCCGGCGTGAATGTTTTCGCTGCCAAGATATTGTCGAAAACGCTCTTTGAGCAAGCTGGGGCCTCGGGATTAGCTGAATTTTTGACGATGCCTGTGCAAAAGCGGGTGGCCACATTCTCACCATTGCTTGGTGGAGAAAAGGTTTTGCGCCTAACAGCCAAAGCGCTGGATCGAAGCTGGGCACAGTAA
- a CDS encoding uncharacterized protein (TransMembrane:7 (o52-74i86-109o129-154i166-186o219-241i295-317o353-381i)) produces the protein MLLSRYIQGCLLFTTKSNSTVKATGVSSLLTVDVISRITDKAGLGYYTPERAAQALAVSAGLALVALGALRLGWLLQIIPKSATEAYATAACLKLIIGQLPALLGLQGVSNQGSSFFVLGHVLRHLGEVSVDAVFGFAVMFFLAIIALLCTALATRYPAQRRLWNFVSTLRFPIVIGMSILISWLIHRENYGGPFQVVGLIEPGFLRAHFPTLPDAEEMGYLCTELPAIVLLMVVSQAALVQKMATTNGYAVNNSQELVALGFANIFGPPIGGYLTMGSFSSSTILSMAGSRSQLAGVFAALMVVMALYLLMGVFAYTPLASLAGLVTYSMFANLPRPKALYNNWQLSPLDSLIWIASVAMGLVYTLEWSLYIGTIAKWLLS, from the exons ATGTTGTTATCTCGGTATATTCAGGGATGCCTTCTTTTTACAACCAAGTCTAACTCAACTGTCAAGGCCACTGGTGTTTCATCGCTCCTCACCGTGGATGTCATCAGTCGAATCACCGACAAGGCGGGTTTGGGATATTATACGCCTGAACGGGCAGCACAGGCGCTGGCAGTTTCCGCAGGCTTGGCTCTAGTGGCCCTAGGCGCCCTGAGACTTGGATGGCTCCTTCAAATCATCCCAAAATCTGCAACGGAGGCATATGCTACTGCCGCCTGTCTCAAGCTGATCATCGGCCAACTTCCAGCTTTGCTTGGTCTCCAGGGGGTCTCAAACCAGGGATCTTCATTTTTTGTTCTTGGACATGTTTTACGACATCTGGGAGAGGTCTCTGTTGACGCTGTCTTTGGCTTCGCAGTGATGTTTTTTCTTGCAATCATTGCGCTATTGTGTACTGCATTGGCTACACGGTATCCTGCACAGCGGCGCCTGTGGAATTTTGTGTCGACGCTACGATTCCCAATCGTCATTGGCATGTCAATTTTGATCAGCTGGCTCATCCATCGTGAAAACTACGGAGGTCCGTTCCAAGTAGTGGGACTGATTGAACCTG GTTTCTTACGCGCCCATTTTCCCACACTGCCCGACGCTGAAGAGATGGGATATCTGTGTACGGAACTTCCGGCCATCGTTCTCTTAATGGTGGTCTCGCAGGCGGCGCTGGTacagaagatggcgacgacgaatGGTTACGCCGTCAACAACTCGCAAGAACTTGTTGCCCTCGGATTCGCCAACATCTTTGGTCCTCCTATTGGAGGCTACCTGACCATGGGCTCATTCAGTTCCTCCACCATACTCTCAATGGCTGGCAGTCGATCGCAACTGGCAGGAGTATTTGCCGCCCTGATGGTCGTCATGGCGCTATATCTGCTCATGGGGGTATTTGCATATACTCCCCTCGCCTCACTTGCGGGTCTTGTGACTTACTCCATGTTCGCCAACTTACCTCGGCCAAAAGCTTTGTACAATAATTGGCAACTGTCACCTCTTGACTCATTGATATGGATTGCATCTGTGGCAATGGGATTGGTATACACACTTGAATGGTCCTTGTATATTGGAACGATTGCGAAATGGCTCTTGAGTTAG